CCCAAAGTGATTGTCAGTATTACTATTAATTGAGACATTTCTATTTTACACactaagaaaaaataatttttatttaatcaaaAATTGAAATGTAAAGAAACATACAGATGTATACAGTAAGACACAGTTGGAGGTGTAACATTAGACATTACCGTTGACATAAACACTATTTGGATCCAGGGTATAGATCCCCAGTTTGGTGGAGTTGCTTGTCTGGTTTTTCAGCTCTTGGTAGAAAGCCACTGTATCAAATGGAAGAGACTGCGACTGGTTGGTGTATGTGCAGATGGCATCAACTTTAGTGTCTTTGGAATTTGCCAACctttaaaataatgcaaaaataaatctaaatataacgctgcaaatgaaatatatatacagagattaTTGGGGTTCAGAGGGCATCAACTATCAAGCTACTTTCACTATTAATTGTtctgcaaacaaaaataaataaaatattcatattttactctATTACTTAAGTGTATCAGGCACAGTGGCCCTGTATAGCATattaatgaatataaaaatattgtaaaaaaatcaaaattatgATCCCCCCAAaaagcactagggttggttaagctgtctGTTAGGGAAGGggtgtaatttttattttaacaaatttaatcattttaaaatctttttttaaaactgcaagGTTTGTTGCACCAGCATAAAGCATTCGCAAATGATCCCTCTCTTAAAGATCAATTTGAAGCTGCCTTCAACACACCAAAGCATTTATAGTCCATGAACGTGCCCTTACATtactaggctcgcccactaacttccccgttccacctctctaagcgcagagagctGCAAGGGGTTGGTCCGTCTCAGTCAGAATGCAAACTGAGAcagatccttggctaaaagtgctatTTGCACTGATTAGTTGGACTTGCTTCCGGTTCTAAATCAGGGCCTAAATTTCTAAAAGTAACATATCACTTACGTAAATCTCATAATTTGACATTTTGGGGAGGAAGAATTCAGCGTTGTTTTGTTCATAACAGAATTCAActgaaaaaaggagaaaatatattcataaaacTCCACTGGATCTGACATGTATATTATTGTTTCCTAAGACATCTGCTTAAAATATTTACGTTAAATGGATCTTTTAAAGAGAAGAGAATATCAGATAACAAAGTGGCCAAAAGAAATTAGAGCCAGTTGTGTTGTTCCCAACATATACTGTAAAATCATTGAATCTGATTTAATCTCATTACCAGAAAAATCCcatatttattgcttttatttatcATGCAGAATATACTACTAGAATAATTTAGACTTACCAAAATAGACATAATATGTTGAGTACTGTTGAAGGATGAGGTATTATCTGTCCCCATGTCTGCAGTGTATGGGAGATTAGTTACTGTGAAATTCACGGTCAAGATGTTGAATGCTGCTATAGGAGTGGTTGGGAATGCAcctgaaattaaaaataattaaaaaaaagcaaattacaaTACAGTGCTACAAAAAACCCATATATATGAATTAATTATAACTTgaatatgtattttcttttctatttgatGTCACTTGTAATAAAGTAAAGTTATTTCAATTAGTATTGTGTCAGTCGTCTTGCTCCATAAACCAATAGACTACAAATCAATTTCATTGATATGAACTTACTTGTGGTTGGTGTAGTTGGCAGCATTTCATTGTATCCTTGagacaaagaaagaaaatgcaaaattaaaCCCAAAAGATAAGCAATTGTTGACCTATCCAGTGTTTAATATAGTGTTTATAAATATCTCATTTTTCTATCCCAAAGTGATTGTCAGTATTACTATTAATTGAGACATTTCTATTTTACACACTAAGAaaaattgctttttatttaatCCAAAATTGAAATGTAAGGAAACATACAGATGTATACAGTAAGACACAGTTGGAGGTGTAACATTTGACATTACCATTGACATAAACACTATTTGGATCCAGGGTATAGATCCCTAGTTTGGTGGAGTTGCTTGTCTGGTTTTTCAGCTCTTGGTAGAAAGCCACTGTATCAAATGGGAGAGACTGCGACTGGTTGGTGTATGTGCAGATGGCATCAACTTTAGTGTCTTTGGAATTTGCCAACctttaaaataatgcaaaaatatatctaaatataatgctgcaaatgaaatatatatacagagattaTTGAGGTTCAGAGGGCATCAACTATCGTGCAACTTTCACTATAAATTGTttttcaaacaaaaataaataaaatattcatattttactctattacttaagtgtatcagtcacagcggcCCTGTATAGCatattaatgaataaaaaaatattgtaaaaaaattaaaattatgcTCCCCCTCCCAAAGAGCACTAGGGCTGGTGAAGCTGTTAGGGAAGGggtgtaaatttttttttaacaattttaattattttaaaatcttttttaaaaactGCAAGGTTTGTTGCACCAGCATAAAGCATTCGCAAATGATCCCTCTCTTAAAGACCGATTTGCAGTTGTCTTTAACTCACCATAGCATGTAAAGTCCATGAACGTGCCCTTACATTACTACGCTCGCCCACTAActtccccattccacctctctaagcgcagagagctGCAAGGGGAAGATCCGTCTCAGTCAgaatgcaaactgagacggatccttggctaaaagtgctatTTGCGCTGATTAGTTGGACTTGCTTCCGATTCTAAATCAGGGCCTAAATTTCTAAAAGTAACGTATCACTTACGTAAATCTCATAATTTGACATTTTGGGGAGGAAGAATTCAGCGTTGTTTTGTTCATAACAGAATTCAActgaaaaaaggagaaaatatatttataaaactccaCTAGGTCTGACATGTACATAATTGTTTCCTAAGACATCTACTTAAAATATTTTCATGAAATGGATCTTTTAAGGAAAGAAAATATCAGATATCAATGTGGCCAAAAGAAATTAGAGCGAATGGTGTTGTTCCCAACATATACTGTAAAATCATTGAATCTGATTTAATCTCATTACCAGAAAAATCCcatatttattgcttttatttatcATGCAGAATATACTACTAGAATAATTTAGACTTACCAAAATAGACATAATATGTTGAGTACTGTTGAAGGATGAGGTATTATCTGTCCCCATGTCTGCAGTGTATGGGAGATTAGTTACTGTGAAATTCACGGTCAAGATGTTGAATGCTGCTATAGGAGTGGTTGGGAATGCAcctgaaattaaaaataataaaaaaaagcaaattacaaTACAGTGCTACAAAAAACCCATATATATGAATTAATTATAACTTgaatatgtattttcttttctatttgatGTCACTTGTAATAAAGGAAAGTTATTTCAATTAGTATTGTGTCAGTCGTCTTGCTCCATAAACCAATAGACTACAAATCAATTTCATTGATATGAACTTACTTGTGGTTGGTGTAGTTGGCAGCATTTCATTGTATCCTTGagacaaagaaagaaaatgcaaaattaaaCCCAAAAGATAAGCAATTGTTGACCTATCCAGTGTTTAATATAGTGTTTATAAATATCTCATTTTTCTATCCCAAAGTGATTGTCAGTATTACTATTAATTGAGACATTTCTATTTTACACACTAAGAaaaattgctttttatttaatCCAAAATTGAAATGTAAAGAAACATGTAGATGTATACAGTAAGACACAGTTGGAGGTGTAACATTTGACATTACCATTGACATAAACACTATTTGGATCCAGGGTATAGATCCCTAGTTTGGTGGAGTTGCTTGTCTGGTTTTTCAGCTCTTGGTAGAAAGCCACTGTATCAAATGGGAGAGACTGCGACTGGTTGGTGTATGTGCAGATGGCATCAACTTTAGTGTCTTTGGAATTTGCCAACctttaaaataatgcaaaaataaaactaaatataatGCTGCAATTGAAATGACAGAGATTATTGGGATTCAGAGGGCATCAACCAGCGTGCTACTTTCACTATTAATTTTTTgcaaccaaaataaataaataaacatatttacattttactctATTACGTATCTTCTAGTGAAAAGATAACTTCTATAAAATCCCTCATACACGACAATGTCTTTTGAGACACTACTGATTGAGCACGCTGTGTAATGATTTACTACTTATTGGGAGATATGGATTATATAGAAATTTTATACTTTTACTGGCATTGCCAATTAAATACTGAAAGTCCCTGTGGTGTATTAAATGCGATAAGGTGAATAATTTGCTTTCTTGTTAGCATGTATATGACAGTAGAGTTTGTTTATATGTTTTGTATATGGTAgatgtataaaagtaaagtatCTCTTACGAAAAGGTGATAATTTGACATGTTGGGGAGGAAAACTTCAGCGTCGTATTGTTCATCACAGAATTCAACtggaaaaggaaaaaatatatttataaaaatccaCTAGATCTGACATGTAGATAGTGTTTTCCTGCGACATCTGCTTTAAATATTTACGTTAAATGGAtcttttaaaggaaagaaaatatcaGATCTCAATGTGGTCAAATGAAAGTAGAGCGAGATGTATTGTTCCCAACATATACTATAAAATGATGGGATCTCTTTTTACCTTATTACCagagaaaaacacattttcattttttttgtttagtcaTGCAGATTTTACTTCTAAAATAATTTAGGATACATCTTACCAAAATAGACATAATGTGTTGAGTACTGTTGAAGGTTGAGGTATTGTCTGTCCCCATGTCTGCAGTGTATGGGAGATTAGTTACTGTGAAATTCACGGTCAAGGTGTTTACTGCTGTTATAGGTGTGGTCGGGACTGTACCTGAAATGCAAAGAACAATATGATCCTACAATTAAAACCAtctatatgaattatttaaagcttgagtatgtttttttaatttctatttgATGTCAATTGTAACAATGGACATTTCTTTAATGTCGGAGTGTGTCAGTCTTCTTATACCACAGACCAACAAACTACAAATGAATTTAATTGATGTGAACTTACTTGTGGTTGGTGTAATTGGCAGCTTTTCATTGTATCCTtgataaaaagaagaaaattcaAAAATGAAGCCTAATGATAACCAATTGTTGACTTAGCCATAGTTTAATATTATGTTTACTGAAATCTCTTTTTCCTACCCAAAAATGATTGTCATTATCACTATTTTTTTAAGATAACTTTAACTTCTACAGTAAGTAAAATGTACGATGTGTACAATAAAAAACAATGGATGGTGCAACATTTGACATTACCATTGACATAAACACTATTTGGATCCAGGGTATAGGTCCCCAGGTTGGTAAAGTTGCTTGTCTGGGTTTTCAGCTCTTGGTAGACAGTCACTGTATCAAATGGGAGAGACAGCGACTGGTTGGTGTACGTGCAGATGGCATCAACTTTAGTGTCTCTGGAATTTGCCAACCTGGAACACAATGCCAACAGTACCATAAGAAACTCAATATTGAAGTTGTAATGTTTAGAACACAGTTAACGTCATCAATCTAAATTCTAAAGGAATCACATTGACATACAAATATGATAAGTgacttttaattgtatttattttattagtagtgactacaataaataataaaaaagtgaaaTTGCACACTATCATAGTGAAAATGTCTTACATGAATCCCACAACTTTGCACTGATATGAAGTGTCCTGCAGGCTTGTTTTATTTAACACAGTGTCCAGCTGGAAAAGAAGAGAATGTATAGGTTTTACTATAGGTGATTGTGATGTCAACTCTTGGTCAAAGCTACTGAGACTACAACCGTACTGATCATAGTAATCAGGGATTTTATAATACAGCCCCAGATATTTGAAAAGTAGACATAATAAAGAAATCTAAATAGGAATAAACTTTAATATTGACTCATGCAACCTGATTACTTACCAGACTAGCCATAATAAGCTTTGTGCTAATGGAAAGGGTTGAGTTTGGGTTCAAAAAGTCCTCACTGTATGTCAGGTTGGTCAAAGTGAAGTTCACAGTAATAATGGAGATTGGCAGATACACTGTTGTAGGTGACAATGTTGAGGTCATGGAGGCTACAAATGATCAAGAATAATGCATATAAACATCATTGTAAGCATCTGCTTCCCATTTAATTGTTTCTGAGTGTCATCTATGACTAGAAAATACTCTTAAGTTTACTTACTTGTTGATAGCGGTGGCTCATTATAACCTGAAAGAAACCACAATATTATTGGCTTTGGCCACCACATGGTGGAATAACCGACTTTCACATAATTGtgctaattatattttttttacagcctttgcagctgttgataaTTATATTACCATCAATATAAAGACTGTAGTTATCCAACTGGTAACCATCCACATTGTTGATGCCATTTGTGATCTTGCTGAATTCCTTATAAACAACTTGTCTGTCAAACATCTGCCCTACCGTGTTGTTTATGTATGAGCATACTGTGTTGATGTTTAAAGAGTTGGGCATGTTTCCAAGCCTGAAAACACATATATGAAACAGATAAAATCATGACTTGCTCTAACACGCAAGGTAATACGCAAGGTAATACGCAAAGTCACAGAGTTATAGAATATTACATTTCCTGTGGTCTCCAATTGAATATTATGATAGAATAAACAATagtggaaaacatttttttttgcagtttttaaacAATTCATACATACTTGAAAATTTCTTCCTCTAAGCTTATTCATTATAGTTGAAATTATAGTGCTTGAGAAAACCCATTGTTTGAGTGATGCTTCATTTATAATACCATGCAAACAGTTTTATATCATATTATTGATGTTTTATTGTGTGattttaaagatatttaattTTACCCATCATAGTAAATAATGTAGCAGATGATGGGATAGATGCAAATTCAAAATATAAATGGTTTTCTGTGTAGAATAGTTTATACCTATATGGTAAATTTATCTTAGCCTGTTATAAAGGTAATTATTGTCCACAAACACTCTTTGATTCTTAGTGACAATTGGCAGAAGACTAGAAACATTTTCTCTGtttcaaaatgaaataaaaggcaGTACCTGAATGTGACATCTCTGCATCCTGTATATGCAGCACCTATGCTGGTGTTTTGGAATACTAGGCTAATCTGTTAACGCAATAGAAAATACATGTCATGAACATAAATGTAATACTAGTGCCTGACACAAAAGCAAATTTAACATATGAACCACACTGGATTCATTTACTCTCAGGCATATCTTACCTTGGATAGTAAGATAGCTGACATAATGCGGTAGACTTCTGTGGATTGATCTTGAAATTGGGAGTTATAAGTGATATTCAAGAAAGTCAGGTTTAAAGTGAAATCCACCAGTGCTGGAGACACTGTTGACGGCATAGTAGCTAAAGGAACAATTCATAAGGGGTTTATTAAAACCAAGATATcataaatatacactatatccaacatttaattaattacattttatatggaaaatatgactttcgcatttataaataaacaatattcttTATTATGCATATACCACTTCATTACATCattttattgtgtacaaatatggtAACACAGATTTAGTATTTACTACTGTTAAGCCTCATCTCTACACTACCAAGGgaagtaagtatacacacttgtaagCCTGATGTATGTCCAGTGCATGCACTATTGTTTTTGCACTGGGCATTTcaaaatatgcatataaatatgctttttttgcatgtgtctttTCCTACGTATGTTCTGTGTGAAAATACGTCCAACTCTAATTGACCCCCACTGTCGTCACCATATAAATGTCATGTGTACAACTTAAAATCTCTTTTGTAACCTAAGAAAACATGAATGAGTATCTTACTGAGCTGTTGAGCTCAGCTGAACATCTAATAGATGTAGTTTGTACTGCTGTTGTGTTAACATCATTGGGTTGCTGCTCATGGACATTGCTTACAGGAACAATAAGATCTTCAACTGAAGAAAAGAATATGAATTCAGCAAAGTAATCTAGGTAATATAAAGTACCATTATGGTTTCCACATAAGCTCATTAGAGCTGGTTATAAATTATCTAATTAAGCAAGTCTACCAGCTCCATAGAAAATGGGCAAATATATGCACCAACAAAGCtatatctataaaataaatacaatgctAAAATGCCAGCCACAAGGTATATCTCAAAACTGCCAAGTTATTGGCCAAGGTATTATTTTGTAACACTGCACATTTTACATTCCTGACTTTTAATGACACAAAGCACTAACACGCTTAAAGCAAGGGTGGTGTTACATGTCTTATGGCAACTTTCACATACATTCCATATTTTTCTAGAATGTGTCCCTTCTGAGCTGTCACCCCTGCCATGTTTCAACTCTACTGCATTCTGATCACAAAGGTGAGAAGAAAACCTGTAGGCATTCCAAAGGTCTTCTTTGGCATTAGGTCCAACAGTAAATAACCTGGTTAATTCAATGACCAGTCTGtctttgaaaacatatttttgtttatagAGCTTTTTTATTACCAATGTCAACCTTGATAAAGTTTAATTTTTGTATATTATctaaagttttaaaatgttttattacttgCAGAGCATAGAGTTGCCAGAAATGTGTTTGTGCTTAGTTGGGACTGGTTTGACAACTTGTTCAGTTACTGCAAGGAAGGGTTTGCCAATTGTTGACATGTAATTTCAGAAATGCTGTTGTGCATTTGACACCTGTCCTAGTTTACAAAACAAGTATACACTAGTTACATGAAATAATTAAATATCATCCACCTGGCTCTTAATGTGGAAGAAAATTGTGTGAGTAATAACCTTTCACCTTTGTATTTACAGCACTTGAATTGGTTATACATTATAAAGGGGCTCATGataagttgaatgcaaattgtgtttaTGGCACATAATATGGATTTTACATGTGCACAAACTACTTGTATCTCAAATTCCACTCAGTGCAATCACAGTTTGTCCTGGATAAATcatgttgtgatgcaaggggtgaaaatgcaGTTTTTATATTGCATGCTGAAATACCACCTGCCTTTGCATGTagcacatgtttttttattttattttaacattgcaaTTTACAGTTAAACCACAATATGCCCCCATCTCAAATCTAAATTTGTCcagtgca
The Mixophyes fleayi isolate aMixFle1 chromosome 1, aMixFle1.hap1, whole genome shotgun sequence DNA segment above includes these coding regions:
- the LOC142141981 gene encoding mucin-16-like, which codes for MNKTTLNSSSPKCQIMRFTLANSKDTKVDAICTYTNQSQSLPFDTVAFYQELKNQTSNSTKLGIYTLDPNSVYVNGYNEMLPTTPTTSAFPTTPIAAFNILTVNFTVTNLPYTADMGTDNTSSFNSTQHIMSILIHLT